One stretch of Clostridia bacterium DNA includes these proteins:
- the cmk gene encoding (d)CMP kinase produces the protein MNDKKQKKLVIAIDGPAGAGKSTIAAGLAKKLGYVNLESGAMYRALALKAIESQTFLGDEAALLKLAEASRIELVPTSDGNRVLLDGHDVSERIRESDVTQAASRVSTHPNVRTWMVDRQREMGVDGGVIMEGRDIGTVVFPNAEVKIFLDADQSVRAGRRIVQQNATDDPSKAEKLVEDLKERDRRDTTRAASPLVPARDAVRIDSTGLSVEQVIGKAEKIVQERLRH, from the coding sequence ATGAATGATAAGAAACAAAAGAAATTGGTGATCGCGATTGACGGCCCTGCCGGTGCAGGAAAGAGCACGATAGCAGCGGGTTTGGCGAAGAAGCTTGGGTACGTAAACCTCGAGAGCGGCGCGATGTACCGCGCACTGGCTCTGAAGGCAATAGAGTCGCAGACATTCCTGGGAGATGAAGCAGCTCTGCTGAAACTTGCGGAGGCATCGCGCATCGAACTGGTTCCAACCTCGGATGGAAATCGCGTGCTCCTGGACGGGCACGACGTTTCGGAACGCATTCGCGAGTCGGACGTCACGCAGGCTGCCTCCCGTGTATCGACACATCCGAATGTCCGCACGTGGATGGTTGACCGCCAGCGTGAGATGGGGGTTGACGGCGGCGTCATTATGGAAGGCCGTGACATTGGGACAGTGGTTTTCCCTAACGCCGAAGTGAAGATCTTCCTGGATGCCGACCAGAGCGTACGTGCCGGACGTCGAATTGTGCAGCAGAACGCGACCGATGATCCGTCGAAGGCGGAGAAACTGGTCGAAGATCTGAAGGAGCGAGACCGTCGCGATACGACCCGTGCAGCTTCGCCTCTCGTGCCGGCGCGGGATGCGGTTCGCATTGACTCGACAGGGCTTTCCGTAGAGCAGGTGATCGGCAAAGCGGAGAAAATAGTCCAGGAAAGACTCAGGCATTGA
- a CDS encoding methylmalonyl-CoA mutase family protein: protein MVDKVKQEVSTQLADVQETPSHISINPLYTPADLEGWEYDQQVGYPGQYPYTRGVQATMYRGRLWTMRQYAGMGDAGESNKRYRYLLSHGTTGLSVAFDLPTQIGMDSDSPMAMGEVGKVGVAIDSVEDMERLFSGIDLEKISTSMTINATASILLALYVVVAKRHKMDVSKLSGTVQNDILKEYIARGTYIYPPVHAMRIVTDIFAFAKKNVPEWNTISISGYHMREAGSTAVQEVAFTLANGITYVDAAIRAGLPVDEFAPRLSFFFACHNNFLEEVAKFRAARRMWARIMRERFSAKNARSMMLRFHTQTAGSTLTAQQPENNVVRTALQAMAAVLGGTQSLHTNSFDEALALPTEHAARTALRTQQVIAYESGVAQTIDPLAGSYYLESLTNEIEKRATAYVEKIDAMGGMLKAIERGYVQQEIQNAAYEAQLAIDRLEQIVVGVNAFQVEHERGVPLQSIDQDLERKQVERLRSFRERRDRAAWYSALEAVTDSARHGDNLMPSIIHAVENNATVGEISDAMRKVFGEYKEVMVI, encoded by the coding sequence GTGGTCGATAAGGTAAAACAAGAAGTCAGCACCCAACTGGCGGACGTGCAAGAAACTCCCTCTCACATCTCAATCAATCCTCTGTATACGCCGGCAGACCTGGAGGGCTGGGAATACGACCAGCAAGTTGGTTATCCGGGGCAGTATCCATACACGCGCGGCGTGCAGGCGACGATGTATCGCGGCCGGCTGTGGACGATGCGGCAATACGCCGGGATGGGCGACGCCGGCGAGTCGAACAAGAGATACCGTTATCTGCTTTCGCACGGAACGACGGGACTGTCGGTGGCTTTCGATCTGCCGACGCAGATAGGCATGGATTCCGATTCGCCTATGGCAATGGGCGAAGTGGGCAAGGTCGGCGTGGCGATCGACTCCGTCGAAGACATGGAGCGGCTCTTTAGCGGAATCGACCTGGAAAAGATCTCGACGTCGATGACGATCAACGCGACGGCCTCGATCCTGCTGGCGCTTTACGTCGTGGTGGCGAAGCGGCACAAGATGGACGTGTCGAAGCTTTCCGGGACGGTGCAGAACGATATTCTGAAGGAGTACATCGCACGCGGAACGTATATCTATCCGCCTGTACACGCGATGCGCATCGTGACGGATATCTTCGCGTTCGCGAAGAAGAACGTGCCAGAGTGGAACACGATTTCGATCTCCGGCTATCACATGCGTGAAGCGGGAAGCACGGCGGTGCAGGAGGTGGCGTTCACACTCGCAAACGGCATCACCTATGTAGATGCGGCGATACGGGCAGGGCTTCCGGTGGACGAGTTCGCGCCGCGGCTGTCGTTCTTTTTTGCATGCCATAACAACTTCCTGGAGGAAGTGGCGAAGTTCCGTGCGGCACGGCGGATGTGGGCGCGGATTATGCGTGAGCGTTTTTCAGCGAAGAACGCGCGTTCAATGATGCTGCGCTTCCATACGCAGACGGCTGGTTCGACACTGACAGCGCAGCAACCGGAGAACAACGTCGTACGCACAGCATTACAGGCAATGGCCGCCGTCCTTGGCGGAACGCAGTCTTTGCACACGAACTCGTTTGACGAAGCGCTGGCGTTGCCGACGGAGCACGCGGCGCGAACTGCATTAAGGACGCAACAGGTGATCGCGTACGAGTCAGGCGTGGCGCAAACAATCGATCCGCTGGCGGGCTCGTATTATCTGGAGTCGCTGACGAACGAGATCGAGAAGCGCGCGACGGCGTACGTCGAGAAGATCGACGCAATGGGCGGTATGTTGAAAGCCATCGAGCGCGGTTACGTGCAGCAGGAAATACAGAACGCGGCGTATGAGGCGCAACTGGCGATCGATCGGCTGGAGCAGATTGTCGTGGGCGTGAATGCGTTCCAGGTGGAGCATGAAAGAGGTGTGCCGCTGCAAAGTATCGACCAGGATCTGGAACGGAAGCAGGTGGAACGGCTACGTTCGTTCCGTGAGCGTCGCGATAGGGCGGCATGGTACTCGGCGCTGGAAGCGGTGACGGACTCTGCGAGGCATGGAGACAACCTGATGCCCTCGATCATTCATGCTGTGGAGAACAACGCGACCGTCGGCGAGATCTCCGACGCCATGCGGAAGGTGTTCGGGGAGTACAAGGAAGTCATGGTGATTTGA
- a CDS encoding DUF2147 domain-containing protein codes for MKRIVSVLRLGFLLSIVAALTLPILAQDKQAQLQAAIGLWQVIDDKTGKPNGQVETYLDKGKLYGKITALRPSRTQDAKCDKCTGELKDKPILGLVFLSGFSPDNDGWSGGTVVDPENGKTYRGKIKAIGADKLQLRGYVGIPLLGRTETWVRLTPPSH; via the coding sequence ATGAAGAGAATTGTCTCGGTGCTGAGATTGGGATTTCTGTTATCGATAGTCGCTGCATTGACATTGCCAATCCTGGCTCAGGATAAGCAGGCTCAGCTGCAAGCTGCGATTGGACTCTGGCAGGTGATCGACGATAAGACCGGTAAACCGAACGGGCAGGTGGAAACGTATCTCGATAAGGGAAAGCTGTATGGGAAGATAACGGCGCTGCGGCCCAGTCGTACTCAGGATGCAAAGTGCGATAAGTGCACGGGGGAACTGAAGGACAAGCCGATTCTCGGATTAGTATTCCTTTCCGGTTTCTCGCCAGACAACGATGGGTGGAGCGGTGGCACGGTCGTCGATCCGGAAAACGGTAAAACGTACCGCGGCAAAATCAAAGCTATCGGCGCGGACAAACTGCAACTGCGCGGATACGTTGGAATCCCGTTACTTGGGCGCACCGAAACGTGGGTAAGGTTGACTCCACCATCTCATTGA
- a CDS encoding pyridoxal-dependent decarboxylase: MTNGQNKHNLEEAIHSLEPQDWGEFHDLAVRALEDMLEWLKTSRSHPVWRPMPQDVRRRLDEPLPAHGQSPEAAYEQFNELVRPYCNGNAHPRFWGWVQGSGLPLAMIADMLAAGINPHMAGFDQAPRLVEEQVLRWLSSMMGFPDTASGLMTSGASMANTVALTVARSAKADWDVRREGVRAGSWQLTAYCSEETHSCIQKAMELLGIGSNALRRIPTDAEYRIDLDKLEAELDRDVANGFEPFCIIGNAGTVNTGAIDNLTALARIAKQRGIWFHVDGAFGALASISPKLRERVTGLELADSVAFDLHKWMYLPFESGCVLVKDAVAHARTFAVSPAYLGGDERGIIAGGLPFADRGIELTRGFKALKVWMCLKAYGVETFAAYIERNVEQANYVGHLVRESENLQLLTPISLNIVCFRYAAAALDAGILDSINREIMLQLQETGVAVVSSTMLDGKLALRCAIVNHRSEQSDFDELISAVRSIGDRVSAALTAGKGGFA; this comes from the coding sequence ATGACGAACGGACAAAACAAACACAACCTAGAGGAAGCCATTCACTCCTTGGAGCCGCAGGACTGGGGTGAGTTCCACGATCTCGCAGTCCGAGCCCTGGAGGACATGCTGGAATGGCTAAAGACTTCCCGCTCGCATCCCGTATGGCGGCCGATGCCGCAGGACGTTCGCCGTCGGCTCGACGAGCCTCTGCCCGCGCACGGGCAATCACCCGAAGCAGCTTACGAACAATTCAATGAACTGGTGCGTCCGTATTGCAATGGAAATGCACACCCGCGCTTCTGGGGATGGGTGCAGGGAAGCGGCCTTCCGCTGGCAATGATTGCGGACATGCTTGCCGCAGGGATCAATCCGCACATGGCGGGATTCGATCAGGCGCCGCGCCTGGTTGAAGAGCAGGTGCTCAGGTGGCTCAGTTCGATGATGGGTTTCCCTGATACGGCTTCCGGCCTGATGACAAGCGGAGCGAGCATGGCGAACACCGTTGCGCTCACCGTCGCGCGATCTGCAAAGGCCGACTGGGACGTGCGTCGCGAAGGAGTCCGTGCAGGCTCGTGGCAACTCACGGCATATTGCTCAGAGGAGACGCACTCCTGCATACAGAAAGCGATGGAGCTACTCGGCATCGGCAGCAACGCGCTACGTCGGATTCCGACAGACGCTGAGTACCGCATCGACCTCGACAAGCTTGAAGCGGAACTGGACCGCGACGTCGCGAATGGCTTTGAGCCGTTCTGCATCATCGGCAATGCAGGAACGGTGAACACTGGCGCAATCGATAATCTGACGGCTCTCGCGCGCATCGCGAAGCAGCGAGGCATCTGGTTCCATGTTGACGGCGCGTTCGGTGCCCTGGCGAGCATTTCACCCAAACTGCGTGAGCGAGTTACCGGATTGGAACTCGCGGATTCCGTCGCTTTCGATCTCCATAAGTGGATGTATCTGCCATTTGAGTCCGGGTGCGTGCTGGTGAAGGACGCCGTCGCTCACGCGAGGACTTTCGCAGTTTCACCGGCTTACCTCGGTGGAGATGAGCGGGGAATTATCGCCGGCGGACTGCCATTTGCGGATCGCGGAATCGAACTGACTCGCGGCTTCAAGGCCCTGAAAGTGTGGATGTGTCTCAAGGCCTACGGCGTGGAGACGTTTGCGGCCTACATCGAGCGCAACGTGGAGCAGGCAAACTATGTTGGCCACCTCGTCAGAGAATCAGAAAATCTGCAACTGCTCACGCCGATTTCGCTGAACATCGTTTGCTTCCGGTACGCGGCTGCTGCGCTGGATGCCGGCATTCTGGACAGCATCAATCGCGAGATCATGCTGCAACTTCAGGAGACGGGTGTTGCGGTTGTTTCGAGCACGATGCTGGACGGCAAGCTGGCACTGCGATGTGCCATCGTGAACCACCGCAGCGAACAGTCCGACTTCGATGAACTCATCTCGGCGGTTCGAAGCATCGGCGATCGTGTCAGCGCCGCGCTGACTGCCGGAAAGGGAGGCTTTGCATGA
- a CDS encoding nuclear transport factor 2 family protein has translation MATVRAIPSQVSDIENRIQSMTQLFVRCYNEGDFETLASQFTNESVVLPPNQRSAPGISAIRELFKWFHDAGANNLKLDVTNIVQGTEMVLVSGTYSITMPLPSGTHFHDRGKYLTNYQRQNNGDYKIIFDCWNSDLPPAPLVP, from the coding sequence ATGGCAACCGTTCGCGCGATTCCATCGCAAGTTTCCGATATAGAAAACCGCATCCAGTCCATGACACAGCTCTTTGTGCGCTGCTACAACGAGGGCGATTTCGAGACCCTCGCCTCGCAGTTCACGAATGAGTCGGTCGTGCTGCCGCCAAACCAGCGTTCCGCGCCCGGCATCTCGGCCATCCGTGAGCTCTTCAAATGGTTCCACGATGCCGGCGCAAACAACCTCAAGCTCGACGTCACCAACATTGTCCAGGGCACTGAAATGGTGCTCGTCAGCGGGACCTATTCAATTACCATGCCGCTGCCCAGCGGCACACACTTCCACGATCGCGGCAAATACCTCACCAACTATCAGCGCCAGAACAACGGAGACTACAAAATTATCTTCGATTGCTGGAACAGCGACCTTCCGCCCGCGCCGCTTGTTCCGTAG
- a CDS encoding sigma-70 family RNA polymerase sigma factor gives MALGIPVASSAAIPATPQGECRLEDAQVIALLVRRCVAGDAVAWEEIVQKFNRRIYNICYRFAGSATDAEDLTQEVFIKMYRTLDSFDSERASFATWITTVTRNLLVDHFRKTKHDRVTDSIDATPGEGEEGLSLGDKLEDKAPGPEHRLEKRETRELVHKALQKLSPELREAVILRDLQDMDYREIAQVLKVPEGTVKSRINRGRTELARLLQRTYRQVI, from the coding sequence GTGGCACTTGGTATTCCTGTCGCGTCTTCCGCAGCCATCCCCGCAACGCCTCAAGGGGAGTGCCGGTTGGAAGATGCCCAGGTAATCGCATTGCTCGTCCGTCGCTGCGTTGCCGGCGACGCCGTTGCCTGGGAAGAGATCGTCCAGAAATTCAATCGTCGGATTTATAACATCTGTTACAGGTTTGCGGGCTCGGCTACCGACGCCGAAGACCTGACCCAGGAAGTCTTCATCAAGATGTACCGCACGCTCGATAGTTTCGATTCCGAGCGCGCATCGTTTGCGACCTGGATCACTACGGTTACGCGCAACCTGCTGGTCGATCACTTCCGCAAGACAAAGCATGACCGTGTCACCGATTCCATTGATGCCACTCCGGGCGAAGGTGAGGAAGGCCTCTCCCTCGGCGACAAGCTGGAGGATAAGGCTCCCGGGCCAGAGCATCGCCTTGAAAAGCGCGAAACCCGCGAACTGGTCCACAAGGCCCTGCAAAAGCTTTCCCCTGAGTTGCGAGAGGCCGTTATATTGCGCGATCTGCAGGATATGGACTATCGCGAGATTGCACAGGTGCTCAAAGTGCCCGAAGGAACGGTCAAATCCAGAATTAATCGCGGACGTACGGAACTTGCGCGGTTGTTACAGCGTACTTATAGGCAGGTGATCTGA
- a CDS encoding DUF5668 domain-containing protein: protein MPIGAVVLIGLGVLFLLDNLNLMHFGRIARLWPLILIVIGVQMFLRRRAMARR, encoded by the coding sequence GTGCCGATAGGTGCCGTGGTTCTCATCGGGCTGGGCGTACTGTTCCTGCTCGATAACCTCAATCTCATGCATTTCGGCCGGATTGCGCGCCTGTGGCCGCTCATTCTGATTGTCATCGGCGTGCAGATGTTCCTGCGCCGGCGCGCAATGGCGCGGCGCTAG
- a CDS encoding DUF4097 family beta strand repeat-containing protein, translating to MSSPVLAPRPRRSLAGPIVLIVIGVLFLLRNVGVHIPLFRLFAHWWPLLLIIWGVVKLVEHYQAKREGTVPARIGFGGALLVFFIIAGGLAVTGLDRAKDQINWGEVRDEMNVDEDFINMFGSTYTYDDQIEKDIPVADMLRIVSDRGNLTINAWDQSKIKIVVHKRVFGSNPQEAQNVNTGTVPQVEVNGTMVVVNANTQGAGNKGVSTDMEIYVPRKLALDIAGRRGDVNVSGRDGDLKIATSRGDVMVEDIGGSVNLNLRKGSLRASRVKGNVTADGRFDDTLLVDIGGAAVLNGEFFGDLKLSKIAKGVTFHSSRTDLEFARLDGNLDLDQGDLRATQILGPVRLLTRSKDIHLEDVTGDVRIENSNGSVELHPNDKQPLGNIEINANRGDVRLMMPAKAGFQMQAQTRHGEVQSDFSELKIDSQHGKSTVTGNVGKTGSKVQVTSDSGDIEIRKTAG from the coding sequence ATGTCTAGTCCGGTATTGGCTCCGCGTCCGCGACGTTCGCTGGCAGGTCCGATCGTACTCATCGTTATTGGCGTCCTGTTTCTGCTGCGCAATGTCGGCGTTCATATTCCTTTGTTCCGGTTGTTTGCGCACTGGTGGCCGCTGCTCCTCATAATTTGGGGCGTCGTGAAACTCGTCGAGCACTATCAGGCAAAGCGTGAAGGGACCGTTCCTGCGCGCATCGGCTTCGGCGGCGCGCTGCTGGTCTTCTTTATCATCGCGGGGGGCCTCGCGGTTACCGGCCTCGACCGTGCCAAGGATCAGATCAACTGGGGCGAAGTGCGCGATGAGATGAACGTCGATGAAGACTTCATCAACATGTTTGGCAGCACGTACACATACGACGACCAGATCGAAAAGGATATCCCCGTCGCAGACATGTTGCGCATCGTCAGTGATCGCGGCAATCTGACCATCAACGCCTGGGATCAGAGCAAGATAAAGATCGTCGTTCACAAGCGCGTGTTTGGCTCCAATCCGCAGGAAGCGCAGAACGTGAACACCGGCACCGTACCGCAAGTGGAAGTGAATGGAACCATGGTCGTGGTGAACGCAAACACCCAGGGTGCTGGCAATAAAGGCGTTTCAACGGATATGGAGATTTACGTTCCGCGAAAACTCGCCCTCGATATCGCTGGGCGCAGGGGCGACGTCAATGTCAGCGGGCGGGACGGCGACCTGAAGATTGCAACCAGCAGAGGCGACGTGATGGTCGAAGACATCGGCGGCAGCGTCAACCTCAATCTGCGCAAGGGTTCGCTGCGCGCCTCGCGCGTCAAGGGCAACGTCACCGCGGACGGCCGTTTTGACGACACATTGCTTGTGGATATCGGTGGTGCCGCCGTTCTGAACGGCGAATTTTTCGGAGATCTGAAGCTCTCGAAAATCGCCAAGGGTGTGACCTTCCACTCGTCGCGCACCGACCTTGAGTTCGCTCGTCTCGACGGCAATCTTGATCTCGATCAGGGCGACCTTCGCGCAACCCAGATACTAGGCCCCGTGCGCCTGCTTACCCGTTCCAAGGACATTCACCTTGAGGATGTAACCGGGGACGTGCGGATCGAAAACAGCAATGGCAGCGTCGAGTTGCACCCTAATGACAAGCAGCCGCTTGGCAATATCGAGATCAACGCGAACCGCGGCGACGTCCGCCTCATGATGCCGGCGAAAGCTGGTTTCCAGATGCAGGCACAGACGCGGCACGGCGAGGTTCAGTCGGACTTCTCCGAGCTGAAGATCGACAGCCAACACGGCAAATCCACAGTCACCGGCAACGTAGGGAAGACAGGTTCAAAAGTGCAGGTCACCAGCGACAGCGGTGACATCGAAATCCGCAAGACTGCCGGGTAA
- a CDS encoding DUF5668 domain-containing protein, with amino-acid sequence MLAPAVLITLGALFLLDNLGAIGFHSTWPVLLIVIGIIKVLQYTAPTENHRPRGLNAAVVPPVPPAGELPPNQGESRQGGEGVQNV; translated from the coding sequence ATGCTGGCGCCGGCTGTGCTCATAACCCTTGGCGCTCTGTTTCTGCTGGATAACCTGGGCGCCATCGGATTCCACAGTACCTGGCCGGTTCTGCTTATCGTCATCGGCATCATCAAAGTGCTGCAGTACACGGCACCAACTGAAAACCACCGGCCTCGGGGCCTGAATGCGGCTGTTGTGCCGCCGGTTCCACCCGCCGGAGAACTGCCTCCCAATCAGGGCGAGTCAAGACAGGGTGGCGAGGGGGTCCAGAATGTCTAG
- the mutL gene encoding DNA mismatch repair endonuclease MutL, with product MGRIHVLSEHVINKIAAGEVVERPASVVKELLENSLDAGCTRIRVNIEAGGKKLIQIIDDGCGMVQDDALLAFERHATSKIRNDSDLVTIGTLGFRGEALSSIAAISRLRLETRAPEQPSGTIVEIAGGKILTVDEAGLPAGTSITVRDLFFNTPARRKFLKADSTELAHIASLVTHYALAHPDKHWELHSTTNAMLVAAPVATHAERIYQVFGKETLDQLLPVAAVIPLQRMGLLPRPLWSNRQECEPQEAPSPGELRVRGFVSKPEVQKLNRNSIFIFVNGRLIRDRLIQHALTEAYRNILPPTVFPVVLLFLEMPHVEVDVNVHPSKTEVRFRQQSFIHDFVRDTVRSALMDARPAPQFAREIHAEPTSAPALSPQIGAPAPAAAIAAAADTDFSVFSLVPQTLSAVTHPMKFNGDAITVEANAAVPVARFAPPLEGVAEIVPEANDSCGPRVDDHEPPMDLTALESLRPLGQIKESFILAVNGQGLWIIDQHACHERVLFERILLERQALKVECQRLLMPIIVELTPAQLAVFAEISGELERNGFEAEPFGARTIAVKTSPAGVQTTQVEHLLSELIEQFEREDQALDMEKIRARIAASIACHAAIKVNMPLEQNKMEWLLSELAQTQYPMTCPHGRPVVLRYSVKDIQKAFKRI from the coding sequence ATGGGACGCATCCACGTACTTTCCGAACACGTCATCAACAAGATCGCCGCCGGCGAAGTCGTCGAACGCCCCGCTTCCGTGGTCAAGGAGCTGCTGGAGAACTCGCTCGATGCGGGATGCACGCGCATCCGCGTGAACATCGAAGCTGGAGGCAAGAAGCTCATCCAGATCATCGATGATGGCTGCGGCATGGTGCAGGACGATGCACTGCTCGCCTTCGAGCGTCACGCCACTTCGAAGATACGCAACGATAGCGACCTGGTGACAATCGGCACGCTCGGCTTTCGCGGAGAAGCGTTGTCTTCCATAGCCGCGATCAGCCGACTTCGCCTGGAAACACGCGCCCCCGAGCAGCCCAGCGGAACCATCGTCGAAATCGCCGGAGGAAAAATCCTCACGGTCGATGAGGCAGGTTTGCCAGCGGGAACTTCGATCACGGTTCGTGACCTGTTCTTCAATACTCCTGCGCGCCGGAAATTCCTGAAAGCCGACTCCACCGAGCTTGCGCATATCGCCTCGCTCGTCACGCACTACGCGCTGGCGCATCCCGACAAGCACTGGGAACTGCACTCGACGACCAACGCCATGCTCGTTGCCGCGCCCGTTGCGACGCACGCTGAGCGCATTTACCAGGTTTTCGGCAAGGAGACGCTCGACCAGCTTCTGCCGGTTGCCGCCGTGATACCGCTCCAGCGCATGGGCCTGCTGCCCCGCCCATTATGGTCAAACCGGCAGGAGTGCGAGCCGCAGGAAGCTCCCAGTCCAGGCGAGTTGCGGGTGCGCGGGTTCGTCAGCAAGCCAGAGGTCCAGAAGCTGAACCGCAACTCCATCTTCATCTTCGTCAACGGACGGCTCATTCGCGACCGCCTCATCCAGCATGCACTCACCGAGGCCTATCGCAACATTCTGCCTCCGACGGTCTTTCCCGTCGTTCTCCTCTTCCTGGAGATGCCCCACGTCGAGGTAGACGTGAACGTCCATCCGTCGAAGACCGAGGTGCGCTTCCGCCAGCAGTCGTTCATTCACGACTTCGTGCGAGACACCGTCCGCTCAGCGCTGATGGATGCTCGCCCGGCGCCGCAGTTCGCCCGTGAAATACACGCTGAGCCGACCTCCGCGCCAGCGCTCTCGCCACAAATCGGCGCGCCAGCACCGGCAGCAGCCATCGCCGCCGCTGCGGATACAGACTTCTCCGTCTTCTCGCTGGTCCCCCAGACGCTTTCGGCCGTGACGCACCCAATGAAGTTCAACGGCGACGCGATCACCGTAGAGGCCAATGCCGCCGTCCCCGTGGCCCGCTTCGCCCCTCCACTTGAGGGCGTGGCCGAGATCGTTCCCGAGGCCAACGATTCCTGCGGCCCGCGCGTGGACGATCACGAACCACCGATGGATTTAACCGCACTGGAATCGCTGCGTCCCCTAGGGCAAATCAAGGAGTCGTTTATCCTGGCGGTGAATGGGCAAGGCTTGTGGATCATCGACCAGCACGCATGCCATGAGCGCGTGTTGTTCGAAAGGATATTGCTTGAACGGCAGGCCTTGAAGGTTGAGTGCCAGCGCCTGCTGATGCCGATTATCGTGGAGTTGACGCCGGCGCAATTGGCGGTGTTTGCCGAGATTTCGGGAGAGTTGGAGCGCAACGGTTTCGAAGCGGAGCCGTTCGGTGCGCGCACCATTGCGGTCAAGACATCGCCCGCAGGTGTGCAGACAACGCAGGTGGAGCATCTGCTCAGCGAACTGATCGAGCAGTTCGAGCGCGAAGATCAGGCGCTGGATATGGAAAAGATCAGGGCACGGATCGCAGCATCGATCGCGTGTCACGCGGCAATCAAAGTCAACATGCCGCTGGAACAGAATAAAATGGAGTGGTTGCTGAGCGAGTTGGCTCAGACACAGTATCCGATGACGTGCCCGCATGGGCGGCCCGTCGTTCTGCGGTATTCTGTAAAAGACATTCAGAAAGCATTCAAGCGCATTTAG
- the glgC gene encoding glucose-1-phosphate adenylyltransferase yields MKDTLGVLLAGGAGERLYPLTRDRAKPAVTFGGIYRIIDITLSNCINSGLRRVYILTQYKALSLNRHIREGWTSIMGRELGDFVEILPPMKRVSENWYMGTADAVYQNIYSIGSEEPKYVLILSGDHIYKMNYDRMMRQHRDSGADVTLATILIDPGETAQFGVVEVDSGGRVVGFEEKPRTTQTRSPYNQKMVSASMGIYIFNTDVLIPVLLKDAEDPESRHDFGHNILPKMVDNYKVYSFNFVDENKKEALYWRDVGTLEAYYEANMDIASVSPVFNLYDHEWPIRTHQRQYPPAKFVFAEAGRTGTAIDSIISMGSIISGAVVRNSVVSPDVRVNSYAEVDSSIVFSHVNIGRHSRIRRAIIDRNVHIPEGSVIGYDTDADRQKYFVTESGITVVTRDYSLFENPVTVDYFTSE; encoded by the coding sequence ATGAAAGATACCCTCGGAGTCTTGCTGGCCGGAGGCGCAGGCGAGCGTCTCTATCCGCTCACTCGCGACCGCGCAAAACCGGCAGTCACGTTCGGCGGAATTTATCGCATCATCGATATCACGCTCTCTAACTGCATCAACTCAGGCTTGCGCCGCGTATACATTCTCACGCAATACAAAGCGCTTTCGCTGAATCGTCACATCCGCGAAGGATGGACCAGCATCATGGGGCGCGAACTCGGCGACTTCGTAGAGATCCTTCCACCCATGAAGCGTGTCAGTGAAAACTGGTACATGGGCACCGCCGACGCCGTTTACCAGAACATCTACTCCATTGGGAGCGAAGAACCGAAGTACGTCCTTATCCTCTCTGGCGACCATATTTACAAGATGAATTATGACCGCATGATGCGTCAGCATCGCGATTCAGGAGCAGACGTAACCCTTGCGACCATCCTGATTGACCCCGGCGAAACCGCGCAGTTCGGCGTCGTGGAAGTCGATAGCGGCGGTCGCGTGGTTGGGTTTGAAGAGAAACCGCGGACGACGCAGACGCGTTCACCCTACAACCAGAAGATGGTCTCTGCCTCCATGGGCATATACATCTTTAATACGGACGTGCTCATTCCGGTGCTGCTCAAAGATGCCGAAGACCCCGAGTCGCGTCACGATTTCGGCCACAACATTCTTCCCAAGATGGTGGACAACTACAAGGTTTACTCCTTCAATTTCGTCGACGAGAACAAGAAGGAAGCGCTTTACTGGCGCGACGTTGGCACGCTCGAGGCTTACTACGAAGCCAACATGGACATCGCCTCGGTATCGCCGGTCTTCAACCTGTACGACCACGAGTGGCCTATCCGCACTCATCAGCGCCAGTACCCGCCCGCCAAGTTTGTGTTCGCAGAGGCGGGCCGTACCGGCACGGCCATCGATTCGATCATCTCCATGGGTTCCATCATCTCCGGCGCTGTCGTGCGCAACAGCGTCGTTTCGCCCGACGTGCGCGTGAACTCGTACGCCGAAGTGGACTCGTCGATCGTCTTCTCGCACGTCAATATTGGACGTCACAGCCGTATCCGCCGCGCCATCATCGATCGCAATGTCCACATACCTGAAGGAAGCGTGATTGGCTACGACACCGATGCGGACCGCCAGAAGTATTTCGTCACGGAAAGCGGCATCACGGTAGTTACACGCGACTACTCGCTCTTCGAAAACCCCGTCACCGTGGATTACTTCACGTCCGAGTAG